One genomic window of Pocillopora verrucosa isolate sample1 chromosome 8, ASM3666991v2, whole genome shotgun sequence includes the following:
- the LOC131776709 gene encoding tryptophanase-like produces the protein MKSSEHRFQTLFEPFRIKSVEKIQRTTRAQRVQRLEEANFNPFMLNSEDIIIDLLTDSGTGAMSSDQWAAIMKGDESYAGSPSYRNFEAVVKEIFGFRHVIPTHQGRAAERILFQCSLKEGDVVPNNAHFDTTQANVEKRGAKAMNLPVSEALDPEVSIPFGGDMDINKLIELLSSGIKDKVTLVMTTVTNNATGGMPVSMENIRMVSKICRSRGIPFFLDACRFAENAWFIKMFEKGYAHRSPLQIAREMFSHADGCTMSAKKDGLVNIGGFLAMNDEQLADKCRRELIISEGFVTYGGLAGRDLEAMAVGLREGLEEDYLQYRVGFVKMLADLLREYHIPVLTPPGGHAVYIDAAAMLPHIPRDQFPAWALSCALYVEGGIRCGELGGVMLGGDDISLENGLEQEDEKKELLRLAIPRRTYTESHMKYTAEVLEYVSRHKNEVSGYRITWAPAVLRHFSAHLEPIFPPNQEHENGIGNEGR, from the exons ATGAAGTCATCAGAACACAGATTTCAAACGCTATTCGAGCCATTCCGTATCAAATCAGTTGAGAAGATACAACGTACCACAAGAGCTCAGCGGGTTCAGCGTCTAGAAGAGGCGAATTTCAATCCCTTCATGTTGAACTCTGAAGACATCATTATCGATCTGTTGACAGATTCTGGTACGGGCGCCATGAGCTCCGACCAGTGGGCCGCTATCATGAAGGGTGACGAGTCTTACGCGGGCTCACCAAGCTACCGGAATTTTGAAGCAGTGGTGAAAGAAATCTTTGGCTTCCGACACGTGATCCCTACGCACCAGGGCCGCGCTGCCGAGAGGATCTTATTCCAGTGTAGTCTCAAAGAGGGGGATGTCGTTCCAAACAACGCGCACTTTGATACAACTCAGGCCAACGTAGAAAAACGGGGAGCCAAAGCGATGAATTTGCCAGTTTCCGAAGCCTTGGATCCAGAGGTAAGTATTCCATTCGGTGGCGATATGGACATCAACAAACTGATAGAATTGCTGTCGAGTGGAATAAAAGATAAGGTTACATTGGTGATGACAACCGTAACTAACAATGCCACTGGTGGAATGCCCGTCAGTATGGAGAACATAAGAATGGTTTCCAAGATTTGCCGCTCTCGAGGAATCCCCTTCTTTCTTGACGCGTGCCGTTTTGCGGAAAATGCTTGGTTCATCAAAATGTTTGAGAAAGGGTATGCACATCGCTCGCCGCTTCAAATTGCACGCGAGATGTTTTCGCACGCCGATGGCTGTACCATGTCTGCCAAGAAAGATGGCCTCGTAAATATTGGAGGATTTCTAGCCATGAATGATGAGCAACTCGCTGACAAATGCCGCCGCGAGTTGATCATATCTGAGGGGTTTGTCACCTATGGCGGGTTGGCCGGAAGAGATCTCGAGGCGATGGCCGTTGGATTACGTGAGGGCCTAGAGGAAGACTATCTTCAATATCGAGTTGGATTTGTCAAAATGCTGGCAGATTTGCTGAGGGAATATCACATCCCTGTGTTAACCCCACCAGGTGGACATGCGGTCTACATCGACGCAGCAGCTATGTTGCCGCATATCCCCAGAGATCAATTCCCAGCTTGGGCTTTGAGCTGCGCATTATATGTTGAAG GTGGTATTCGTTGCGGTGAGCTGGGCGGTGTAATGCTCGGTGGAGATGATATAAGCTTGGAGAACGGTCTCGAACAAGAAGATGAAAAGAAGGAACTTCTTCGCCTTGCAATTCCACGCAGGACATATACTGAGTCACACATGAA GTATACCGCTGAAGTATTGGAGTACGTTAGCAGACACAAAAACGAAGTCAGCGGTTATAGAATCACGTGGGCTCCTGCTGTATTACGTCATTTCAGTGCTCATCTCGAACCCATTTTCCCGCCAAACCAGGAACACGAGAACGGCATTGGAAACGAGGGAAGATAA
- the LOC131776684 gene encoding tryptophanase-like isoform X1 — protein sequence MRELISKAEELKVFRSNEDCAHGRAITKDSEPMDLKEHSFQTFFEPFRIKSVEKIQRTTRAQRVQRLEEANFNPFMLNSEDITIDLLTDSGTGAMSSDQWAAVMKGDESYAGSPSYRKFEAVVKEIFGFRHVIPTHQGRAAERILFQCSLKEGDVVPNNAHFDTTQANVENCGAKALNLPVPEALDAKIKVPFRGNMDVNKLKELLSGEMKESVAMVMITITNNAIGGEPVSMENIKAVSKICHLHGIPFFLDACRFAENAWFIKTREEAYTYRTPLQIAREMFSYADGCTMSAKKDGLVNIGGFLAMNDEHLADKCRRELIISEGFLTYGGLAGRDLEAMAVGLREVLEEDYLRYQVGFVKMLADLLKEHHIPVLTPPGGHAVYIDAAAMLPHIPREQFPAWALGCALYVEGGIRCGELGGVMHGKDPKIMENDHELEDDESGELLRLAIPRRTYTESHMKYVAEVLQYVYRHKRKVNGYRITWAPNVLRHFSAHLEPIPPSAKKEEGPEEDEVDDMEEFLTRVRGMSLRRHSYQFL from the exons ATGCGAGAACTCATTTCAAAGGCTGAAGAGCTCAAGGTTTTCCGCTCTAACGAAGATTGTGCTCATGGAAGAGCGATCACAAAA GATTCAGAACCGATGGATTTGAAAGAACATAGTTTTCAAACTTTCTTCGAGCCTTTTCGTATCAAATCAGTTGAGAAGATACAACGTACCACAAGAGCTCAGCGGGTTCAGCGTCTAGAAGAGGCGAATTTTAATCCCTTCATGTTGAACTCTGAAGATATCACTATCGATCTGTTGACAGATTCTGGTACGGGCGCCATGAGCTCTGACCAGTGGGCCGCTGTCATGAAGGGTGACGAGTCTTACGCGGGCTCACCAAGCTACCGGAAGTTTGAAGCGGTGGTGAAAGAAATCTTCGGCTTCCGCCATGTGATCCCTACGCACCAGGGCCGCGCTGCCGAGAGGATCTTATTCCAGTGTAGTCTCAAAGAAGGGGATGTTGTTCCAAACAACGCACATTTTGACACAACACAGGCCAACGTAGAAAATTGTGGAGCCAAGGCACTCAATTTGCCAGTCCCCGAGGCCCTAGATGCTAAAATTAAAGTTCCTTTCAGGGGAAACATGGACGTCAACAAACTAAAAGAGTTATTGTCGGGGGAAATGAAAGAAAGCGTTGCTATGGTAATGATTACAATTACAAACAACGCCATTGGTGGAGAGCCcgtcagtatggagaatatcaaAGCGGTTTCCAAGATCTGCCACTTGCACGGAATCCCGTTTTTCCTCGACGCCTGCCGTTTTGCGGAAAACGCGTGGTTCATCAAAACGCGTGAAGAGGCTTATACATATCGCACGCCGCTCCAGATAGCACGTGAGATGTTTTCCTATGCTGATGGCTGTACCATGTCTGCTAAGAAAGATGGTCTCGTAAATATTGGGGGATTTCTGGCCATGAATGACGAGCATCTTGCTGACAAGTGCCGCCGGGAGTTGATCATATCTGAAGGGTTTCTCACTTATGGCGGGTTGGCGGGGAGAGACCTGGAAGCGATGGCTGTAGGATTGCGCGAGGTTCTGGAGGAAGACTACCTTCGGTATCAAGTTGGATTTGTCAAAATGTTGGCAGATTTGCTGAAGGAACATCACATCCCTGTGTTAACCCCACCAGGTGGTCATGCGGTCTACATCGACGCAGCAGCTATGTTGCCGCATATCCCCAGAGAGCAGTTCCCAGCTTGGGCTTTGGGCTGCGCTTTATATGTGGAAG GGGGAATCCGATGTGGTGAGTTAGGTGGTGTGATGCATGGAAAAGATCCTAAGATCATGGAAAATGACCATGAATTAGAAGACGACGAAAGTGGAGAACTTCTACGCCTTGCCATACCACGAAGGACATATACTGAGTCACACATGAA GTACGTCGCCGAAGTATTGCAGTATGTTTACAGACACAAAAGAAAGGTTAACGGATACAGAATCACCTGGGCACCGAATGTACTGCGCCATTTCAGCGCTCACCTGGAACCCATTCCTCCATCAGCCAAGAAAGAAGAGGGGCCTGAGGAGGACGAGGTCGATGACATGGAGGAATTCTTAACACGCGTGCGTGGAATGTCACTTCGTCGACACTCCTACCAGTTTTTGTAA
- the LOC131776684 gene encoding tryptophanase-like isoform X2 — translation MDLKEHSFQTFFEPFRIKSVEKIQRTTRAQRVQRLEEANFNPFMLNSEDITIDLLTDSGTGAMSSDQWAAVMKGDESYAGSPSYRKFEAVVKEIFGFRHVIPTHQGRAAERILFQCSLKEGDVVPNNAHFDTTQANVENCGAKALNLPVPEALDAKIKVPFRGNMDVNKLKELLSGEMKESVAMVMITITNNAIGGEPVSMENIKAVSKICHLHGIPFFLDACRFAENAWFIKTREEAYTYRTPLQIAREMFSYADGCTMSAKKDGLVNIGGFLAMNDEHLADKCRRELIISEGFLTYGGLAGRDLEAMAVGLREVLEEDYLRYQVGFVKMLADLLKEHHIPVLTPPGGHAVYIDAAAMLPHIPREQFPAWALGCALYVEGGIRCGELGGVMHGKDPKIMENDHELEDDESGELLRLAIPRRTYTESHMKYVAEVLQYVYRHKRKVNGYRITWAPNVLRHFSAHLEPIPPSAKKEEGPEEDEVDDMEEFLTRVRGMSLRRHSYQFL, via the exons ATGGATTTGAAAGAACATAGTTTTCAAACTTTCTTCGAGCCTTTTCGTATCAAATCAGTTGAGAAGATACAACGTACCACAAGAGCTCAGCGGGTTCAGCGTCTAGAAGAGGCGAATTTTAATCCCTTCATGTTGAACTCTGAAGATATCACTATCGATCTGTTGACAGATTCTGGTACGGGCGCCATGAGCTCTGACCAGTGGGCCGCTGTCATGAAGGGTGACGAGTCTTACGCGGGCTCACCAAGCTACCGGAAGTTTGAAGCGGTGGTGAAAGAAATCTTCGGCTTCCGCCATGTGATCCCTACGCACCAGGGCCGCGCTGCCGAGAGGATCTTATTCCAGTGTAGTCTCAAAGAAGGGGATGTTGTTCCAAACAACGCACATTTTGACACAACACAGGCCAACGTAGAAAATTGTGGAGCCAAGGCACTCAATTTGCCAGTCCCCGAGGCCCTAGATGCTAAAATTAAAGTTCCTTTCAGGGGAAACATGGACGTCAACAAACTAAAAGAGTTATTGTCGGGGGAAATGAAAGAAAGCGTTGCTATGGTAATGATTACAATTACAAACAACGCCATTGGTGGAGAGCCcgtcagtatggagaatatcaaAGCGGTTTCCAAGATCTGCCACTTGCACGGAATCCCGTTTTTCCTCGACGCCTGCCGTTTTGCGGAAAACGCGTGGTTCATCAAAACGCGTGAAGAGGCTTATACATATCGCACGCCGCTCCAGATAGCACGTGAGATGTTTTCCTATGCTGATGGCTGTACCATGTCTGCTAAGAAAGATGGTCTCGTAAATATTGGGGGATTTCTGGCCATGAATGACGAGCATCTTGCTGACAAGTGCCGCCGGGAGTTGATCATATCTGAAGGGTTTCTCACTTATGGCGGGTTGGCGGGGAGAGACCTGGAAGCGATGGCTGTAGGATTGCGCGAGGTTCTGGAGGAAGACTACCTTCGGTATCAAGTTGGATTTGTCAAAATGTTGGCAGATTTGCTGAAGGAACATCACATCCCTGTGTTAACCCCACCAGGTGGTCATGCGGTCTACATCGACGCAGCAGCTATGTTGCCGCATATCCCCAGAGAGCAGTTCCCAGCTTGGGCTTTGGGCTGCGCTTTATATGTGGAAG GGGGAATCCGATGTGGTGAGTTAGGTGGTGTGATGCATGGAAAAGATCCTAAGATCATGGAAAATGACCATGAATTAGAAGACGACGAAAGTGGAGAACTTCTACGCCTTGCCATACCACGAAGGACATATACTGAGTCACACATGAA GTACGTCGCCGAAGTATTGCAGTATGTTTACAGACACAAAAGAAAGGTTAACGGATACAGAATCACCTGGGCACCGAATGTACTGCGCCATTTCAGCGCTCACCTGGAACCCATTCCTCCATCAGCCAAGAAAGAAGAGGGGCCTGAGGAGGACGAGGTCGATGACATGGAGGAATTCTTAACACGCGTGCGTGGAATGTCACTTCGTCGACACTCCTACCAGTTTTTGTAA